The sequence below is a genomic window from Barnesiella propionica.
GAAAACTAAAGTATATCCGCGTTTCAGTGATAAGCAAACGGTTTATCTTAATGCTGTCGTGAAAGATCCGCAAATAGAAGTTGGTGATTATACTATTTATAATGATTTTGTGTCCGATCCATTATTGTTTGAAAAAAATAACGTGCTTTATCATTATCCAATTCACTCGGAGAGATTGATTATTGGCAAGTTTTGCTCAATCGCTTGTGGTGCGAAATTTTTGTTTAATTGCGCTAACCACACATTAAAGTCTTTATCTACTTATACTTTTCCTCTGTTTTATGAAGAGTGGGGATTAGATAAGACAAATGTTAGTTGGGCTTGGGATAATAAGGGAGATATTATAATTGGCAATGATGTCTGGATCGGTTATGGGGCTGTGATTATGGCAGGAGTTCATATCGGAGATGGTGCGATAATCGCTGCGTGTGCCGTAGTAACAAAAGATGTTCCTCCTTATACAATCGTAGGGGGGATACCTGCCAAGGAAATACGAAAACGTTTTGATGCCGATGTAATAGAACGATTGTTAATGTTGAAATGGTGGGAGTGGCCGGTTAGTAAGATTAAGAAAAATATTCCTTATATAATAAACGGAAAATTGAATGATTTAATAATGGAGCATGATCGATAAGGATACAAGCCTCTTTAAGCTTTTAAATATAGTTTTATATTTTAAATTCATGATTATATTTGTGTAAATATTTAAATTTAATTTTATAATAATCATTGTTTTGATGAGTAATTTTTATAATAACCGAAAATTAATATTCAATGGGAAAAAACATATTTAATATAACAACTTGTGAATATTCTAACAATTATTCCATGAAAGATTTTGAAAAATGGAAATTACCAAATGACTATCATTGTGTTTATGTTTTGGAAAACGGTAGGGATGCTTATATTGGGGAGACTTTAGTTGCTGAAGTTAGGGCTCAACAACATAGAAATAAATATTGGAATTTGAACTTTAAAAGAATGCATATTATTACAAGCGATCTGATGGAAGAAACGCCGGCAAAACATTATGAAAGGTTGTTAATAAGATTAATGAAAGTCGATGGGTTATTTAATATTGTGAATGGTAATGATGGGTATAAAACTCATTATCAAAGGCAGAACGAATTTGAATTGCATTTTGATAAGCTTTGGAGTCAGTTGGTTGAAAAAAAACTGGTAAAAAGAAAATCTTTTCAATTTGTACTAAATTTAAATACCTATAAATATTCTCCATACATTACATTTACAAAGGAACAAATAGATGCACTAACCTATATTATGAATATTCTGAATTCGGATGAAACAGAACCATATTCAGAAAAATATGATAGAAGACCTATACTCATAAACGGTAGTGCCGGCACAGGAAAGACTGTTGTAGCAACTTCTCTTTTTCATTATTTGAGAAATGATAACAGCTATAAGGATAAAAAAATAGCCTTGGTCGTTGCTAATGAGCAAATGCGTAATATATTGAAAGATGTATTCAATGAAACGTGTGAGGGACTTAGTAAAAAAGATGTAATTAGCCCAATAGAATTGACAAAACAGAAATATGATATTATTATTTGCGATGAAGTTCATGCATTAAGACGAGGTGAAAATTTAGTGTTCTATAAAAAACATTTTGAAGCTGGGAATGAGCGATTAGGACTTGATAATACTCACAATGAATTAGATTGGATATTAGAGCAGTCAGAGTATCAAATATTGTTTTATGATGAAAAACAAATGGTTAAACGATCCGATATTCGTAGTGATTATGTTAAAGAAAAGATTCATAATAATAAGCTAAGAGGATTCAGACCTATAGAATTGAAAACGCAAATGAGAAATAAAGCGGGAGATTCTTATGTTAATTATATATATGATATTCTCTATCAAAGGTCAATACAAAAGCAAACTTTTGAAAATTTTGATTTTAAACTTTACAATTCTTTTGTTGAGATGAGAAGAGAAATATCTCGAAAAGAAGATATTTATGGACTTAGTAAACTTTGTGGTGGGTATGCGTGGAAATGGATTAGTAAGAATGATGCTTCAATTCCCGATATTGTTATAGAAGATGAAAAGATTAGATGGAATCGCGATAAAGAAAAATGGATCGGAAATATGGATTCCAGATATGAGATGGGAAGTATTTATACTCTTAGAGGACTTGATCTAAATTATATTGGTTTGGTAATAGGTCCGGATCTTTACTTCGATAAAAAAGATAATGAAATAAAAGTCAATAAAAAAAATTTATATTCTAATGACGTAAAAAAGAATGCAACAGAAGAAGAAATAAAAGAATATGTATTGAATACATATGCTGTACTTTTTACAAGAGCTATTGAAGGCACTTATATTTATGTATGCGATGATAATTTAAGAGAGTATTTTAAGCATTTTGTAGATTATATATAAGAATAAGGTTAGGTAAATAAGTATTTTTCAAACCTGATTACATCTCTTAGAAAAGAGATGTATATTTTAGCAAAGTAGAATTTAGCCCCAAAAAGAGTTATTTATTTAGGAGGTTACTTTGTAGGACCTCTCCAAGATTTAAAGAAAAACAAAGGATATCGATTAAGCTGGGTATCCTTCGTTTTTTGCAATCTCGCAATATCCGAGTGAGTACCCGTCTGGGCTCCCAAAAAGAAAAATCCTTGTAAGTTCTTGTCTTACAAGGATTTTTGTCTTTCGTTTGTGGTGCCACCAGAAAGTGAACGCTTTACGTATCACCGTTGACAATCACCGACTTATCTTTTCTTCTATTGGAAAATCCACACGATTTAGCACACGATTATTTCTCATCGTTCTACCCGTGATTTAACACGATTGTTAGTGCAAAGGTAAGAAAGAATATTAAATCAATCCATTATTTGCCCGAAAAGTTGAAACAATCAGTCATTCTATTTCTGTTGTTCAGTAAAAATAATACACAATAGAAATAGAAATGGAATTTTTATGGCGGTAAAATTTACGGCTGTTTAATTTGCTTTTTCTTTGTTCCGAAACCGTCAGTTCCGAAATGCCCATTTCGGAACTGAATTATTCTGTAAGCGAATCTACAAACTCACCAAACCTTAAAATCTTCTCACTATTTGCTTTATTGAAAAGCAAGTGTTCAAAATCCTTTTGCTTCTTCTTCAAATCAATTGTTTTCAGCAATTCGGCTGTCGCTTGCTTGAACTCTTGCAAATTATGCACTCCGCAACGCTTTGAAAGAAAATCGTAATCGGGTTTTGCTTGTGATAGTAGAAACATCAGGTCGTAAAAATCACGGCCTTTGGCACGGGCTAACATAGCGGCAATTTTCATGCTGCATAATACACCATCGGAAGGAACGGGAAACGGGAAAAAGAATCCGCAACCTTTAATATTTGTGATAACTGGAGGATAAACGATTCCTTGGTCTTGGCTTTCGACCTTTATCAAAAAACGTTCTTCCTTGTGTCCACTCAACCCCAAATCGAATAATAGTTCAGGAAAATGGATATTGCGCCGGAAAGCTGTTAGTTTCGGATTTTCTTTGTCCTTTGCTTCCACTCGTAACCCAGAACGTTCCAAAAACTGAATTACTCCGTTTGTTATTTCAATAAATTCTTCTTTCGAGAGGTCTTTGCAGTCAAAATCCAAATCTTCTGAGAATCGGTCTATCCCTTTTACCAAACGCAGATTTGTCCCACCGATAAAAGCCATCTTTTGGATGCTTGGCGTAGAAGAAAGGTAATCCAGAATCATCAACTGTAAATACTCTTTCAGTATGTGTTTATCGGAACCCGAATTTCCACGGATTTGAGCCGGAAAATAACTTCTTATTTGTTCAATCTGTATCATAAATCGTAAGTCTTAAAAAGTAACTTTACCCGATGGTCAAGCGCCTTGCTTTGAAACTTGGCACAGTAGTCCATTAGTAAATCCTTGTTTAAATCATCTTGCAGGTAATTTTCATCCAACCGCAGTTCTTCCAATTCCTGCTTGCTATCATAGAACGGATAAAGATACAGCAAATCAAGTAATGCCTTTTCAGGTGTGGCAAACTGTATGGTGCGATTGTCTGCCATGAGCTTTAACTCGTATCCGAACATCAGGTTTTCTTTGACGTTCTTATAAGAGTATTCGCCAAAGTCATTGGCGAATGATGCCGTTTTTAATGACGTCACACTGGTAATCTGTATCACTGCTTCCGGTATTATCCCATAAAACGCCAATGCCGTGTGCAGGCTGATATAGGACGGACGGTAAATCCGATTGGCAAAATAAAGGGAATAATCCGGCTTGCTCTTATATTCCGAGAAAGCGAAATACCCCTGACGTAACCGGATAAGATATCCTTTCTTCGCCCAACGTGTAAGGTTGTTGCGGTCAAAATCCGGTTGCCATGCATATACCTGATAGATATTGAAGCATGCCAAATCAAATAGCTGTTCCTTAAATTCCAGAAATTTCATTTCTTTATTTTGTTTCCATTATGCTGCAAATATAGTGCATTTTAGAAACAAAATAAAATATTTGGGATGAATTGAAGATATTCTTGTTCTGTTGACGAGACGAAAATAGACTATTTTTGTCTTGTCGATAGTACAGAAATATAGTGTCTTAGATTACTTTTTCGTATTCAGTTTCAATTTGTTGAGAAAAAGAATATATCGTGCTATAATCTTTATTGTATTGATAATCTCTCTCCAATTTGCCTATTTCGTTTATTATTTGAATTTCATCAGAGCAATCGGTTGTTTCTCGTGTATATAAAACGGCTATCATTAGAACCGTTTTAATCAATAAAATCCTTTCAAATGATGTACTCCATTCTTTTGTTTCTTTTCTAAAAGGTTTTCTGATTTCATTTATTTCTTTTTTTAATAATCTTCTCAATTTCTCAACAAACTTATCTTTATTTTCTTTGTCAATAATTTGAAAAGACCAACCTGTCATATCGATAATTCCCGAATAATTCCGAACAGAATCGAAATTGCCGATTAATGCTAAAAATTCATCACTCCATAATTGAAATATAGCTTTAGCATCAATTAAATTTTCTGCCTCTAATTTCAACAAAACTTCTTCTACAAATTTTTTCTCAATCGATGGATAGTAAGAATACAATATCTGCCTAAACATATTTTCAAGTCGGTCTTTGCTATAATTTTCAACTAAAACAGATGAAATAGAAGATAAAACACTAGATTCAAGAGGGGTATCAATATGTCGATTCCTGAATTTATGGTTAAGCAAGCAGATAACAAAAGCGCACAGTGATTCATCAATAGATAAATTACTAAATAGCAATCTTTTAAATTTATCAAATGTTATACTTGGAGTTTCTTTCAGAATATTAGAAATAAGTGCAGATGTTGCCACTGCTTTCATAAAAGGGATATTGCAGTGAAGTATTTTTTCTGTTAAAAAACCTGAGTCATCTCGCCAAAATAGAGATTCTAATAAGTTGGCAAATAAAATCGTTGACAACTTGGACAATGGAGCATTTTTCAAATCTTTATTTTTGTTTCTGGCATATTGATTTTTAATGAATTCTATGAGTGTAATGTATTCATTAAAATTAATATTTAAAAGTAAACTACAACCATAATAGACGCCATAATTACCATAACCATAAGTTTCCGATATATAGTCACCCAATCGTACAACCTTTTCGACAATATCTTTAAATTCTTCAATGAATAAAAAATGAAAATCATATTCTCGGTAACGTCTTCTTTGAGAAAATCCAAGCGGAAATTTTGCAGAGATAGTTGATTCCATATATTTTCTTAATTCAACAGCAAACATTGGATTATCTACTGTTTCTAATATAGATATGATTTTATCATCATGGGTCGTTGTTGCTAATAGATATCCGAAAGTTGCCCAAAATTCAGGAAATGTTTTTTTCGATAAAGCCTTAGATATAAAATTTTCAATGACATTTTTCGATACATTTTCATCTTTTGTAATTTCTAGTTTCAATTGCTCATACAATTTTGCATTAGCTATTTTTTCCTCATCATTGATTTCTAATTTCGTTTTTGTGTCTTTATAATTATACAATGGGATTATTTTAATAACACTATTTTCGATTTCTGTTTTACTGATTAAATCATTGATATGGTTATTAACTTTTTGAAGTACATCCTCTGGAATGGGCGTGATAAGCAATGGTTGCTTTTTCGTTGCTCCTTGTATTGAATTTGATAAATGGAACCCCTTTTGCAATATATTTCCGTTAAAAATTAGAATATACCGGTCATGCAAAAGATTTATATCTCCACCTCCTGTGCTCCTCATATCATAAATACTTAACTTCAGTGAATCACATAATGAAGGATTTGAAAAAATAAATGACTTTATTCTAGTTGCTCTATTAGGCTCTATATCCTTTTTAGGTTTTTTTCTCTTTCGAAATATGCTAAAAATTTGAGAGTATAAATTAAATTTAGAACTATCAGTTGTTTCTTTTTTATCGTCATCTGTTGATGTTACTTGCGTGCAAGTAAGGATGATATAATCTGTATCCGCATTCGTTGTTCGGACAAGAAATTCTAATCCTAAAATATCGTAAAAAGGGTCTTGAATAACTACTTGTTTAGCATTTTTTGTTTGTTCCTTAAACCATTCTAAAAAAGAAATAGAGCCATGTTCCTCCGTTTTCGCATCCCAACCTTGTGGGAAGAATTCAGCATCAGACTTTTTTGGATTTATTCGATTAACATATTTGGAAAAATTTCTATCTATTTCCACCCAAGGGTCTTGAGTATATTGACCAATGGTTGAGGATTTATATGATGTTTTCGATATTTTTTTAGCCTCTGATATTTTTTCTTTCGTCTTCTTATTACTATTTTCAATGGCGTCCAACCAAGGAGATTGCACAATTCCATGCAAACCAACCATTCCCATATTAAATTGAATTTGCCGGCACAATGTTACAGAATATTTATACCATATTTGAAATACATTATTTTCTTCTTTCCAAATACTTATAGAAATACTCCCTATTTGTTCTTGGCTCTCAAAAATGATTGAGAGATTTTGTTCCTTTTCGTGAAATATTTCCTTGCATTCATCTAATATCACTTGTTCCCCATTTTTCAAGAAACAATTAATTAACAGTTTTTTAGAGCAAGTATAAATATTGGGTTTTATTGAAATAGAAATCTTCTTACAAATGGATTCTTCTTTGCAATCAATTGTGATAGTTTCTTTAATAGTTCCAGAATTTACATACCCGACTTCAAATTCATCGGCGCATTGAGTATTGATAAATTCAATATTACCAAATCGGACACAACCCGTTGTCAGAAAAGGCAAGTTGGTTTCTTCTTGTAAATATTTTAGCACTGATAATAAAGCAGAGTTCTTTATCTTCTCATCTATAAAAAGAACATTCATTTTATCTAAATTGTAGATAATTAAAGTAAAAGAAGGAATATCTTTAAATGGACTAATCAATGCGTTTTTTTCATACGGATTGCGAGAAATGAAAGTATTTGTTTCGTTGAAAATGACAGGACGTATACTGAAGTTTTTCGCATAAAATACATCAAATTTTAATTTATTAGCATTTAATTTGTCACTTGCATTTTTTAGGCTTTTTCCTAATAATAACTCATTAACTAAGTCAATAATTATTGAAGGATAATTGTAGATGCTGATTTTGGAAATAGAATACGTATTATTAATGGAAGTATAAACCTTGTTGAAATCACTACAAAAGTATTCATCACTTACATCTTCTCGAGTCGTTCTTATACACAAACCATATACAATCTTATATATTTTTTCATTGGTGTCATTATTCTTAATTTCTAATACAAATAATTGAAATAATAATTTTGTTGTATCACAGAACAGGGGAAATAATCTTGAATCTTTCATCATTTCCTCTGTTATTTCATTATTTCTTGTTGTTTTATTCATATAAGTCATTTTTAAACCATAATATTTATACCTTTAACTACACTCTGCGTTTATCAGCCGCAAAATGGAACATTAACGTTTTATGTTTTTAATATTCCAAGATTGTTAACAAACTCTGTTGGTTTAAGTGCTTTTGTCATAATCCCTAACTTATGATAAGTTTCTGCCGCTTTATAATGACATTTATCATCTATGGTTAGAAAGTAGTCACAATGAGCTCCATAAAACACATGTAAAGCATCATCAATCATATTTGAAAATCGAGCATCCGATTTGTATCCTTTAAAATCAATTCTAAAATAAGTATCAGTAATTTTTTGATATGCAGGATTGTCACTTGTTTTATTCTTCGGAGCATATTCTTCCCAAAATTTGTCAGATTCCAAATATGAAGGGAGGTCTTTATTAATTCCTTTAAACAAATCTTTTTGTTGTTTAAGTTTCGTTTTACTTTGATTTATATACGTCTTCAATGATTTGTAAAGCGAATAATCTTTCTTTGCATTATTTGAAAAATTATAAATATCTTCCATCAGTGCAAGCATATTCATTTCCGATTTTGTTTGTGGAAACATTAAATTGAAAATTGGAGCAGCCTTGTATATCTCTTTAAAATTTGATGGCACATGGATAAAACGATACATTTCCATGGCTTTTCTCATCAAGCCTGTGTCATCGCAGTCCATAAGTCCAAGAAATGAATCAGAAGTTCTGTCTTTTTCATTTAATGCCGAATTGAAAAATTCATCAACATCTCGATAATGCCATGTTGATTGAGTATTTCCCCAATATTGAACAATACAAAGGTTATTCGTTAGACGCTTGATAGTATTGAGGTGCTGTGGAATGTAAACAGGATTATTAGCATATCCTCGTAGCAAATCATTAATATGAGCATTAGAGTAAGGAGTTGTAATCTTCTCACTAACTATTAATCCTTCAATTGTTGAATAAACTTGTTTCTCTTCTTCATCCAAGTCATCCATTTTTTCTATCTTATTAAAAATATTCCAGTCTAAATAGATATAATTGCTCATTTTTTAAAATTTTGAGTAAAGATACTAATTTCTATTGGTATTTTGATGATTTTCAGCACATAATAATCTTCTGAACCACGCTATTATGAAGCTGCATAAAATCGCCATTACACTGCCAAAAGTAATTCTCGGACTATCGGTTATTCTCGTGGGGTTTCCGCCCTTCAGAACGGGCTGGGAAGCCATGAACGGGAAATAACCGAAGTTGGACGGGAGATAACTTTTGGCACAATATAAATCTAATTTTTTCAACTAAATCTTGGTCTTCGTTTCTTCTTTTTCTTGGGTTTCGATGCTTGTTGTTCATCCACTGGATTGACATCCGCAGCCGATGGAAGTATCGAAAACAAAGAAGACAAACCATTTCCATCGTTTGATTGACCTACTGAATTATTAGTTGATTGATTTACTGACGTACTGATTTGCTGTTGTATTGAAGTATCTGAAATCGTTTTTTATATTTTTATTTGTTTGTGTTTTTATATTTTCATCTGTTTGTATATCAACAATCTTTTTCTTTTCACCAGCAAAATTTTGTTCGGGGGCTTTCAGTTCCCGTTCCTGCATCCGTAGTTTATCTGTCATACTGCCATTTTTCATGGTGTTGCAAAACTCGAACGTTTCGGATAGTTGCCGATTATAGCCGAACAGTTTATCAAAACCTTTTTCTACATTCTCAAATAAGGTTGTACGGTCAAAACCGCCTGTGATAACGCCTTTCTTGGTGTTGCGGTTGTTGGTAAGCGGACTTATCTTGATTTTGTTCGATTGGTCTTTACGGCTTACAATCAAATGGCAGTGCATGTTCAGTTTATTGTCGGAACGGTCGCGATTGAAATGGATTTTGCCATAGAATTTTATGTCCTCTGCCGATAGTCCTTTATTGAAATTCTTGGCGTATTCGGGAATGAGCACTTCTCGGATATACCGTTTCATGGCTTCGGCTTGTTCCTGTTTCGTGCTGCCCATCGCTTGCAGTTCCTTTTCCGATGGGCTGACATGGACAGCGTAAAACTTGGCATCCGTTTTTAGCAGTTGCCCGATGTTCCCCTCAATGTCTTTTACAACTTGGGATTTATAGACATTATCATCCGTAAGGTTGAAAAAGCCTTCGGTATAAATTCCCTGCTCCATCCGTTGCAAATCTTCATGCTCGCAATAATTTGCCAACTGTCGGCTGCTACCTGCATTGTTGTAAACTCCGTTTGATGGTGGCGGAAAATCTATATTCATGCTTACTATTCGTTT
It includes:
- a CDS encoding VPA1262 family protein; the encoded protein is MNKTTRNNEITEEMMKDSRLFPLFCDTTKLLFQLFVLEIKNNDTNEKIYKIVYGLCIRTTREDVSDEYFCSDFNKVYTSINNTYSISKISIYNYPSIIIDLVNELLLGKSLKNASDKLNANKLKFDVFYAKNFSIRPVIFNETNTFISRNPYEKNALISPFKDIPSFTLIIYNLDKMNVLFIDEKIKNSALLSVLKYLQEETNLPFLTTGCVRFGNIEFINTQCADEFEVGYVNSGTIKETITIDCKEESICKKISISIKPNIYTCSKKLLINCFLKNGEQVILDECKEIFHEKEQNLSIIFESQEQIGSISISIWKEENNVFQIWYKYSVTLCRQIQFNMGMVGLHGIVQSPWLDAIENSNKKTKEKISEAKKISKTSYKSSTIGQYTQDPWVEIDRNFSKYVNRINPKKSDAEFFPQGWDAKTEEHGSISFLEWFKEQTKNAKQVVIQDPFYDILGLEFLVRTTNADTDYIILTCTQVTSTDDDKKETTDSSKFNLYSQIFSIFRKRKKPKKDIEPNRATRIKSFIFSNPSLCDSLKLSIYDMRSTGGGDINLLHDRYILIFNGNILQKGFHLSNSIQGATKKQPLLITPIPEDVLQKVNNHINDLISKTEIENSVIKIIPLYNYKDTKTKLEINDEEKIANAKLYEQLKLEITKDENVSKNVIENFISKALSKKTFPEFWATFGYLLATTTHDDKIISILETVDNPMFAVELRKYMESTISAKFPLGFSQRRRYREYDFHFLFIEEFKDIVEKVVRLGDYISETYGYGNYGVYYGCSLLLNINFNEYITLIEFIKNQYARNKNKDLKNAPLSKLSTILFANLLESLFWRDDSGFLTEKILHCNIPFMKAVATSALISNILKETPSITFDKFKRLLFSNLSIDESLCAFVICLLNHKFRNRHIDTPLESSVLSSISSVLVENYSKDRLENMFRQILYSYYPSIEKKFVEEVLLKLEAENLIDAKAIFQLWSDEFLALIGNFDSVRNYSGIIDMTGWSFQIIDKENKDKFVEKLRRLLKKEINEIRKPFRKETKEWSTSFERILLIKTVLMIAVLYTRETTDCSDEIQIINEIGKLERDYQYNKDYSTIYSFSQQIETEYEKVI
- a CDS encoding DNA/RNA helicase domain-containing protein: MKDFEKWKLPNDYHCVYVLENGRDAYIGETLVAEVRAQQHRNKYWNLNFKRMHIITSDLMEETPAKHYERLLIRLMKVDGLFNIVNGNDGYKTHYQRQNEFELHFDKLWSQLVEKKLVKRKSFQFVLNLNTYKYSPYITFTKEQIDALTYIMNILNSDETEPYSEKYDRRPILINGSAGTGKTVVATSLFHYLRNDNSYKDKKIALVVANEQMRNILKDVFNETCEGLSKKDVISPIELTKQKYDIIICDEVHALRRGENLVFYKKHFEAGNERLGLDNTHNELDWILEQSEYQILFYDEKQMVKRSDIRSDYVKEKIHNNKLRGFRPIELKTQMRNKAGDSYVNYIYDILYQRSIQKQTFENFDFKLYNSFVEMRREISRKEDIYGLSKLCGGYAWKWISKNDASIPDIVIEDEKIRWNRDKEKWIGNMDSRYEMGSIYTLRGLDLNYIGLVIGPDLYFDKKDNEIKVNKKNLYSNDVKKNATEEEIKEYVLNTYAVLFTRAIEGTYIYVCDDNLREYFKHFVDYI
- a CDS encoding type IV toxin-antitoxin system AbiEi family antitoxin domain-containing protein, translated to MKFLEFKEQLFDLACFNIYQVYAWQPDFDRNNLTRWAKKGYLIRLRQGYFAFSEYKSKPDYSLYFANRIYRPSYISLHTALAFYGIIPEAVIQITSVTSLKTASFANDFGEYSYKNVKENLMFGYELKLMADNRTIQFATPEKALLDLLYLYPFYDSKQELEELRLDENYLQDDLNKDLLMDYCAKFQSKALDHRVKLLFKTYDL
- a CDS encoding DUF5712 family protein; translated protein: MNIDFPPPSNGVYNNAGSSRQLANYCEHEDLQRMEQGIYTEGFFNLTDDNVYKSQVVKDIEGNIGQLLKTDAKFYAVHVSPSEKELQAMGSTKQEQAEAMKRYIREVLIPEYAKNFNKGLSAEDIKFYGKIHFNRDRSDNKLNMHCHLIVSRKDQSNKIKISPLTNNRNTKKGVITGGFDRTTLFENVEKGFDKLFGYNRQLSETFEFCNTMKNGSMTDKLRMQERELKAPEQNFAGEKKKIVDIQTDENIKTQTNKNIKNDFRYFNTTANQYVSKSIN
- a CDS encoding CatB-related O-acetyltransferase, with amino-acid sequence MKTKVYPRFSDKQTVYLNAVVKDPQIEVGDYTIYNDFVSDPLLFEKNNVLYHYPIHSERLIIGKFCSIACGAKFLFNCANHTLKSLSTYTFPLFYEEWGLDKTNVSWAWDNKGDIIIGNDVWIGYGAVIMAGVHIGDGAIIAACAVVTKDVPPYTIVGGIPAKEIRKRFDADVIERLLMLKWWEWPVSKIKKNIPYIINGKLNDLIMEHDR
- a CDS encoding nucleotidyl transferase AbiEii/AbiGii toxin family protein — translated: MIQIEQIRSYFPAQIRGNSGSDKHILKEYLQLMILDYLSSTPSIQKMAFIGGTNLRLVKGIDRFSEDLDFDCKDLSKEEFIEITNGVIQFLERSGLRVEAKDKENPKLTAFRRNIHFPELLFDLGLSGHKEERFLIKVESQDQGIVYPPVITNIKGCGFFFPFPVPSDGVLCSMKIAAMLARAKGRDFYDLMFLLSQAKPDYDFLSKRCGVHNLQEFKQATAELLKTIDLKKKQKDFEHLLFNKANSEKILRFGEFVDSLTE